gcagaccagtacaaatagatgtcaaatacatatgtttaaaagaacaaaaaatataaaattggataaaaaaaaaatggctaacaaaattccccctcttgaaaaaaccccaaatgataatagttaaaattctataacatgtggtcgtcacagttgttgaattcctccgaggtcccaaacgttaggcattcaccggacagaaaaggccttttatgccgctgtatttacctaagacagggaccattatttgttctgggtggtggcggatatttgtgagctgtcatgaggaaattcaatttaacgtggtcgtcacaggtgttgaattcctccaagatccatgcttcattcatttttagaaatgtaaggtagtccacagCTTAACTGTCACGATCCccactgctgcgctgaatgtcctttcggacaggacacttgacggggggcaagccaagagtcccatggcaaattgtgctagctctgtgtcacgagggtgtcaagagccacgcctgactccgttgtacccggggtcaggaggtcgcagcggttggctgcacgctctatgtcagatagggaagtttccttattgtagctttctgggtttgctttacaaacccttttggctcactcagggatccgtagctccttctctcagctgttccttgtccagcactcccaatcctccttatattcccctctcacacttctctggttgccagatatagatcttcctgcctggacatctattctgacccactggagctgtgttgctgcgttctctgagtgttgccttagaacgctaccctccggatccctgttggacctttgtggacaattgttgccgtccacctgggtgtttgtgtttgtctgtcctctccctggtgtttccctcttagtgcagtggtgaggactagcgatcccaccggcccgttcattatctagggctcatttcagggaaagccagggtttaggcacgtgatcgccgcacgggtgatgaacccgtctagggacgtcagggcaggcaggtgccagctgcaaggtgagttaggggtcaccacctttccctctcccttgggcagggctttccctgttttcctccctgtgcgtgttgccggtcattacattatatctggcccttatttttgtgtaggtaaaaaaaaaaaattttttttttacctacttagaatccagtatggatccaattgctgctctgtccgaacaatttcatggcctgtctttggaggtggcaggattgaaggcgtcggtcctccagcaacagcagcaattacaactgaccgcaagccctgcggttgctactggtaaccaggttgttgcggaacccaaggtccctctccctgacagattttctgggggaagggacaagtttttgacattccgtgaggcctgtaaactatactttaaactgcgtccttactcctctggtaatgaagaacagcgggtgggtgttgttatttccctgctgcagggggacccgcagtcctgggcgttctctttacctactaaatcccaggctcttcggtcagtggatgagtttttcggggccttgggtctcatatatgacgaccctgaccgagtcgcactggctgaattaaaaattacggagactccaaCAAGGAGAGCGGCctgtagaggagtattgctctgacttccgtaggtgggctacggatacccaatggaacgacccggctctcaggagtcagttctgctctgggttatccgaaagggttaaggatgcgcttgcattgtatgagacccccttttcccttgatgcagttatgtccctttctatccgtatagatagacgccttagggacaggttgaaaaaaccggagccattggtaacccctcccaagcagcagttagtctgtacggacttagacgagcctatgcagctaggaggaactactcgtcaggtccgtcctcctgaggttcgccataggcgtgggggttgttttttttgtggggagaggggtcatttcattaacgtctgtccttctttcctcagaaacaaaaaaaacttcggaaaactactaaccccaggctgtgtggaggatgtcagccggggggtatacgtttcctccatacgtacatcgcaatttgtgttgccagcggttattgtttttggtgataagacagagactgtttctttctttctagacagtggagcaggggtaaatttgatagatgcccattttgcccgcactatgggtttgtctctctgtacgttacagagacctattcccatatttgctatagattctgctcctctgtctcagagaaacctcacccacatcgttcataatttacaccttcgggtaggggaccaccataacgagatgctctcatgttatgttctggaggggcttcccactccggtggtgctgggccttccctggttggtagcgcacaatccagtggtggactggcagaccagggagatattggagtggagtgagccgtgcagagaaaattgcttaaacagcaattgcttagtcgcctccataactaccctacctacatttgtttctgactttgaggacgttttttctgaaaagggttgtcagaagttaccacctcatcgtccttatgattgcccggttaaccttattcccggcgcaaaattacccaagaccaggttatataatctttcaggtccagagagacaagccatgaaggattatatctccgagagtttggctaagggacacatcagaccctcttcttcacccgtggctgcagggtttttctttgttaaaaagaaagatgggggcctgcgtccttgcctagattttcgtgaattaaatcagataaccatccgagacccataccctcttcctctcattcctgacctgtttaaccagattgcgggtgctaggtggttctccaaactcgatcttaggggggcctacaatctgattcgtattaaagagggggatgagtggaaaacagcttttaacacccctgaggggcattatgaaaatctagttatgcctttcggcctgaccaatgctcctgccgtctttcaacatttcgttaatgacatttttagtcatctaatcggcaggtttgtggtaatatacctagatgatatcttaatttattcgtctgatctgaaaacacatgaggagcatgtcagacaagtactacaggtcctacggacgaatgaattatatgctaaaatggaaaaatgtgtttttgccgttcaggagatacaattcctaggttattatttatctgcgtcaggtttccgtatggatcctaggaaggtccaggcaattttggattgggatcttcctgagaacttcAAAGcattacaacggttcttgggcttcgcgaatttctataggaaattcattaaaaattattcggtgatcgtaaaaccccttactgacatgactaggaaggggactgatttttctaaatggtctgacgccgctaaagttgctttttcctctctaaaagagaggtttacctcagcacctgtactagtccaacctgatgtctctcagccttttattgttgaagtcgatgcatcagaggtgggagtgggggctgtgctgtctcagggtccgtctcctggcaaatggcgtccttgtgctttcttttctaaaaaactatctgcagcagaacagaactacgatattggcaatagggaactgttagctataaaacttgcgtttgaggagtggcgtcactttttagagggggcagtccaccccgtcactgtgtttacggaccacaaaaatctgctgtacctcgaatcagctaagcgtctcacccctagacaggctaggtggtcgctattttttaccaggtttaactttgtgattacctatcgtcctggggtaaagaataccaaggctgatgcactatctcgttgtttccctggagggggtaatgtgagtgatccggtacccattctacaaagaggagtggttgtctctgcggtacactctgctttggaggggaaggtgttagaggcccagggggacgccccggtctcttgcccctcagagaaattgtttgtaccgttgaacctacgtctcgaattattaaaggaacatcataattcggcacttgctgggcacccgggtagtaaagcaaccttagagctattgtctcgtcgtttttggtggccaaggttgcgtcaggatgtattggattttgtgtcttcttgttctacctgtgcgcgcgcaaaagtttcacatacacgtcctgcagggtctctattaccactcgtcattcccaatagaccatggacacatctgtctatggattttatcactgacttacctttgtctgcaggtaaaacagtgattttggtagtagtggacaggtttagcaaaatggcacactttattgcgttacccgcactacctaatgctaaaactcttgctcaggtattcgtcagtgagatcgtgaagcttcacggggtcccctccgatgttgtttcggatcggggaacccagttcatttctaaattttggaaagctttttgttcccgtttgggggttcacttgtccttttcctcagctttccatcctcagtcgaatggacagactgagcgtaccaaccaaaacctggagacatatctaagatgttttgtgtctgaaaaccaagagttgtggtcgtcatatttaccgttagctgagtttgccataaataatcgccgtcaggaatccactggcaagtcaccttttcttggtgcatatggttttcatccccaattctgtactttcaaagagggggggtcttctggggttcccgaagaggaacggttttcgtcatctctttcatcagtatggcagaaggtgcaagctaacttgaaaaatatgggaggtaaatacaaatgcatggctgataagagacggtcgccaggtccggacctaggagtgaatgactatgtgtggttgtctactaggaatatcaagttgaaggttccctcttggaaactgggtcctaggtttattggtccttacaagattgtagccatcatcaaccccatggcttttcgcctggagttgcctcagacttttaaaatccataatgtctttcataagtcgttactcaaaaaatatgttccacctctagaaccgtcaccgctgccaccccctcctgttgtcgtggatggtagtttggaatttcagatatccaaaattgttaattctcgtcgggtccgccactctctccaatatctggtgcactggagaggttacggtcccgaggaaagaatgtgggttcctgcgtctgaggtaaacgccgacaggctagtccggatttttcatgcctctcatcctgagagacctggtcctgagtgtccggaggcccctcgtagagaggggggtactgtcacgagggtgtcaagagccacgcctgactccgttgtacccggggtcaggaggtcgcagcggttggctgcacgctctatgtcagatagggaagtttccttattgtagctttctgggtttgctttacaaacccttttggctcactcagggatccgtagctccttctctcagctgttccttgtccagcactcccaatcctccttatattcccctctcacacttctctggttgccagatatagatcttcctgcctggacatctattctgacccactggagctgtgttgctgcgttctctgagtgttgccttagaacgctaccctccggatccctgttggacctttgtggacaattgttgccgtccacctgggtgtttgtgtttgtctgtcctctccctggtgtttccctcttagtgcagtggtgaggactagcgatcccaccggcccgttcattatctagggctcatttcagggaaagccagggtttaggcacgtgatcgccgcacgggtgaggaacccgtctagggacgtcagggcaggcaggtgccaggtgcaaggtgagttaggggtcaccacctttccctctcccttgggcagggctttccctgttttcctccctgtgcgtgttgccggtcattacactctggcctgcacacccaatagtccAGGGGTTCTATGCTTcacagagcatccacatcggccgttaccacgatgtagtcagacacctgtcggtctaggcgttccctaaggctgaatacggaggacggctgtcgatgggttggctgcaagaatgatctcatatccaaagtgaccaacacatctttaaaccgcccttttcttgcatgcgatgtaggattggtactcactGTTTctatgtgggtggaaattcctctccaagcgcccgcaacagcagaatgcagcttcTCTCGcatcaaggcctggaaatgctacatTATGACAGCCCTTTGTGCTTctagtaacatgtctgccattttgcctTTGTAccggggggtctaagtatgttgtcacccagtactggtccttgccctttatgatttttatacgggggtccctcttcaaacactggagcatgaaggcccccatttgcactaaattgtaagtggtggagcggcctggctcttgctcatcgcccaggagaatgccaTCCTCGTTCTCCtgggatctctggtgttgtccccccagccacggacaacaccagagatcccagaaaagtttcaagcatgctcttcttgctcctgctcctccccccagccaccatcctcctctgactcctctttagactcctgctgacttgtctcagatggagtagcccccttgggaattcattcagcattgcgacttcttcATCTTCCTACTCCTGCTCCTTGAAGGCTTGATCAATAACAagatgcaatgcacactccagaaagatggcgtaaggtatgatgtcactgatggcgccctggctgtgactgaccagtttggtgatctcatcaaatggccgcagaagtctccatgcgtcgcgcatgagcagccactggcacggtgaaaaaaaacgtgtctttcctttggaattttttatttttttatgtgcctTAGCCTTTTTCTTTTGTGTTGTAAGTAGATGATGTAGGGCTGGCAGACACTGAACTTGAGCTTTGTGTGCGATTTTTAAATGTATCATATGGTTTATGTAACTGATTTGTATATAGTGTATTATTAGGCGTGTAAACTTAGGTGTAGGTGTTAGgtggggagagttttttttttttgtttttggggagGGTTTTAAACATGGATAGACCTTGAGCTGGTCTGGACTTTTTATTGCAGACTATGGACGTTAGACCAGCACCAGGACTGATAGTGGAATTGGGTGTGGGGTTAAACACAATATTTAGGGTTTATTATTTTTGTGCGCTTTTATTTTAGAAACTAATAAAAAGTCTATATACAAATGTATATACATATGTGTACATATAGGTTCATAATTAATATTTAAAAGTCAATGTATATGGTTTGTTTGATTTTGGCCAGCTGGAGCAGTTAGAAAAGTAAGACTGTTTAATGTTAATGCTATTATTTGTGGTGTGatatttaaggggggggggggggggtgatatagGGAGGGGAAGAGTGAAAAAAGGGGGGTTATATGTCCATGTATATTGGGGGGGAATGTTGAGTTGGCTGCTTTTATAACAATGTGTGAGTTAAGTGGGAATGAGGCTGGACcaattgataatatatatatatatatatatatatatatatatattgtacatacTGCTGTTTATTTCATGCTTTTAGCTTTGTTGGACTTTTTGTTAGATAACATGATTTTAGTAGTTGTTTTTATTGTTATCTTTTCTAattcatataaataaaaaaatttacaggATGTAACAGGATACAAGGTATGTTTGCATAGTTTACacaacctatttttttttttctctcctgtaAAATTGATTTGCATTTTCAGAGGAATTTGAATAACAAACTGCAGAGTCTGTCATTAAACGTTTGGTAAAAACTCACTGTACTATCCGGTTCCTCACAGTACAGGAGAGATGGCTGATTCTACAGAGGGGGACACTGGAGTCCAGTATCTAGGTCTACTCATCTCATCACTGATGGCTCTCATAGTCGGACTGGTGATACATTCATTTATTATAGCTGTCAATGTCAATGACTGGTGGAAAGGAAGATCGGTGACTCCTGTTGACCACATTGTAACTTCTGTTTGCATTTCAAGGATCTGCTCTCAGTCTGAATTTGTACTATATTCATTTGTGGATACACTTTCCATGAAAAACAAGTATTCATTTTTAACTTTAGGTATCATGGGAACAATTTCTATGTTCTTTACTTATGTCAATTTTTGGTTAACAGCTCTGCTTTCCATTGTCTTCTGTCTGAAGATCTCCAACTTCCAGACCAGATTGTTCCTGTATCTGAGAAGGATAATAGTACAGAGGACTGCTTACTTCATTGTAGCCTCAGTGCTTCTCTCCACTTTTAATTGTTTGATATTCTTGTCCACTGTTATCACTCAGATGACTAAAGGTGGAACAAACAATGTGACTATGGATGATGTATTCACAGATTGCAAGCATAATAATTCCATGTACATTTATACTATTGGAACCTTCTTCCCGCTGCTCTTCTGTTGCATTTCATCCATCCTTCTATTCATCTCATTGTATCATCACATAACAAGGATGAAGATGAGCAGTAACTTAACCACCAGTTTGAAGACATATTACTCAGTGATGAAATTTGTATCCTTCACtttcatatataacactatatacttCATTGTCCATTTTGCTTCCGGCCTTTATTACAGTTTTTACTGCATGAGCCTTCCATGGTTGTACACTGTTTTGGGATTTCTTCCGACTCTACATTCCTCCTACCTGATCTACAGAGCAGCCAAACTCAGGAGTCAGATGTCCAAGGTTCTTCAGAATGCGATTGATTACTTATTACAAAGGAAAGATAGAAAAAGCAGAGAAAACATAGAAGTAGTATATCAATGAGGTAAATGCAGGGGTGGTGGGGCTGTCATTTACCTGTGTCATAGTAAACTGTATGAAAAGCCTCAGATAAGAATAGGAGAATGGGAATGTACTTTTTCAAATGACAAACAAAGACAGTAGAGAATATTAGCCACTTCTTTCTGGTAACGCCCTTGACTATATGGTTATTTCTATCTCATTCTTTTAAGATTCTTGCTGATAGAACCTTTTTCTTTCAAATTCCCCATTGGACACTTATTCTGtagtgtcatgggtcaaaatatGAAATATTCCATGATTCAGAAATGACCCTGCCATTGTTATGATCACCACAAATCACTTATGGAGTAAATCTAAATTCTTCCATTAGTATTTGAATCAATCATTACCTAGTGTATCCAGTTAATTCAGTGCTAAACACATCAGCAGCTGCACAAATCTCTctgatagtttgctacaatgtatcagtcagtctggagtccaggatgTTTTGCTCGAGGAGCATTGTCATTCACATTTAGCAAGTGCAGGACCAGCTACAGTCGCAGTCATTGCAATTTAGGTTTATAAACCAAATTTACAAACCTTCAGCTCTTTACAGTAAACCAATTAAAAAAGAACAATTTAAATTGCTCAACACACCTAATATAACAAGTGGTTTCTCCCAATTCAACACAAAATGGCACGATTAGTCTAGCAATGATTCAACCGTTTCGTACTAAAAGTCTTTAGGACTTAGTGGAGCACCTTCCTGCTGTTATGACCTGCTGTAAATGTGATTCATAGCCAGACAACATCTACCAAAAAGATACCTAAGAAATCTTATCCCTCGCCTAAGGGGCAATCGGCTGCATATTATCAATATTCTAGAGTTTGTATGGAGCAACCACCTTCTTCAAATCCCACCAAAGATTTTACGGGGTTCATGTCAAAGGACTGGGACGCCTTCTCCAGAATCTTCCCAGatatgtttgggatcattgtcccaTTGGACGGTTCAATGTCATCAAAAGATGTGATATTTTTTTCTAGGATTTCCTGATACTTGATTGAATCCGTATGGACATCATCAGACTTCAGGTTTTTAGTGCCCCAGAACATCACCAAGCCACCGCAATGCTTCATGGTAGGCAGGATATTATTTTAACTTATACTTCATTCTTTCTCCCGCAGACATGCTGGTGATCCTTGGACCTGAAAAGCACCAGTTCTGTTTCATTGCTCCACGGAATGGAATCCCCAAACTCCTTTGGTTGATTTATATGGTTTTGAGCATATTGGAGCTGAGTTTTCTTGGGTCAGAGGTGTACATTTTGGAGTTTAGGAATTGAGACCTTAAGTATTTACTTTATGTCCATAGGAGTTGCAATGGGATAAAGTTAGCTAATTAAGGTTTAGTTcttatatttaaaagggttgtccgagttatatacAATCTTGTGCAACCACTGTAAATGGCCTAATATAACAAGCAAATTGATACTCCCCTATTTTCTCCATTGTTTCTTTGACCATTGACATCGTTTTGACTGCAGCGGTGGCACTCCATGCACAAGTTACAGCTGCATCCACTCACTAGCCTCAGCTGTACACAGGAAATCTCTGCTGAAGCTAGTAATCAGCCGAATCAGTGACTTGCATGCACagaacatcactgctgcagccagaaaaacaaagaaaagcAGGGCAGCATAGGAAGAAACTGTGAAGAAAACAGGTCAGTATCCATCTCTAATATTTTAGACATTTTACAGTTGCTGCTTGAGATTTATATAACTcggtaacccctttaatggctgcaAAGGTACCTGTAAAACCAAATTTCCATTAATAATGAAGATCAAATTAACTTTGTGTGGTACACAGCCGCAAGGCAGCCACGTCACATCCTTGTGGTGGTACCCTTATTGTGCAAACAGAAACTTGAGTGCTTGTTTCCACCAAATCTTGTTGCAGGTTTTTTGCAGTCACTTGAGGTTTTTGAGAACCCCTCTCCTCAGGAGTCTGGTGTCAGACAGTGATAGCTTCCTCTTTCTGCCACTTCCAGGTGGTGTAGACAGTGTTCCTTTAACTCTGAACATGAGAACTATACTTCCACTGCATCTCTGATGTGTTTTATCTCAAGCACACCTGATGCAATCTTCAAAGCTTTTTATTGTTTGAGACAGAACCTGATTTGCAAATGTGCTCTCTCATAAGCAATTCTATTCAAGGGGATGAATCATTCTGCAACGTAAGTAGGCAATAAATGCCCCTCTAGGTTTCTgtaaaa
The genomic region above belongs to Bufo gargarizans isolate SCDJY-AF-19 chromosome 4, ASM1485885v1, whole genome shotgun sequence and contains:
- the LOC122935178 gene encoding taste receptor type 2 member 7-like; the encoded protein is NQIAVGLVIHSFIIAVNVNDWWKGRSVTPVDHIVTSVCISRICSQSEFVLYSFVDTLSMKNKYSFLTLGIMGTISMFFTYVNFWLTALLSIVFCLKISNFQTRLFLYLRRIIVQRTAYFIVASVLLSTFNCLIFLSTVITQMTKGGTNNVTMDDVFTDCKHNNSMYIYTIGTFFPLLFCCISSILLFISLYHHITRMKMSNMLVILGPEKHQFCFIAPRNGIPKLLWLIYMVLSILELSFLGSEVYILEFRN